In Poecile atricapillus isolate bPoeAtr1 chromosome W, bPoeAtr1.hap1, whole genome shotgun sequence, one DNA window encodes the following:
- the LOC131591922 gene encoding interferon gamma-like: protein MAFQTYSLFVLSVIMISFGHVENRLNLLQLQNDIDKLKADFNSSHSDVADGGPIFTERLSGWTERNEKRIILSQIISMYLKMLENTDRSKAHVRNISEELYTLKESLSDGSKKIEDLKDLTKLQMSDLKIQRKAVNELFSVLQKLGDTSSSHKRKRRQFQRLCKC from the exons ATGGCTTTCCAAACCTACAGCTTGTTTGTTCTGTCTGTTATCATGATTTCTTTTGGACATGTTGAAAATAGATTGAATCTTCTTCAGCTTCAAAATGATATAGACAAACTGAAAGCTGATTTT aacTCAAGTCATTCTGATGTAGCTGATGGTGGACCTATTTTTACAGAGAGGCTGTCAGGCTGGACAGAG agaaatgaaaaaaggatCATCCTGAGTCAGATTATTTCCATGTACTTGAAAATGCTTGAAAACACCGACAGGTCAAAGGCTCATGTCAGGAACATATCTGAGGAGCTCTATACTCTGAAAGAAAGCCTTTCTGATGGCTCAAAGAAGATAGAAGATCTCAAGGACCTGACAAAACTTCAG ATGAGTGACTTGAAAATTCAGCGGAAGGCTGTGAATGAGCTGTTCAGTGTCTTACAAAAACTGGGGGATACCTCAAGTtctcacaaaagaaaaagaagacaatTTCAGAGGCTGTGCAAATGCTAA